A stretch of DNA from Anthonomus grandis grandis chromosome 22, icAntGran1.3, whole genome shotgun sequence:
TATAACCTCAAAGTTTTCGAGTAAAGTGCGAAACAccctgttttttatttataaggtttaGGTTGAAGATTTTATACTGGTTctctataattaaatattcaacgtttaactttttatgaaatcataattgtatattattaacatgtaataaaccttcttgttaaacgtgaattagataaacataatattaaattccttaacgtatatcacgcggacattttatccgatatttatagataaaatccaaccaaaaatttacacctaaaataaaagtttatttaactatcgtgtgttgcttgggacATGTACGTTtataataaatgcaataaatacttttttttcatatttaattcgaaatgtgaattaaatataattagaaaCGTTGGTTAGAAACAAACAGTTGTCCTCAGCAATTTACCCACAAAACACCACttctaatatatataattttcctCATTTCACCCTTTTTTCaccaagaaaacaaataaattcattacttACGAATAGCCACATGTGCAGACATAGCAATTTTATCCAAACTAAGTGCCCATATTCTCAAATTGTGAACTCTCTTCACCCCTTCAATATTAGTGAGAATTTTCATAACATCCTCGAAGTCTATGCCTTTAGGCAGAGCTTCCATAAGTACCATCAGTGCGTCCTTTATAATTGCAAAGGTGGTTATTAGGACAAATACTGAGAAGACGAACGTCATTATGGGATCTACTATTACCCATTGaggctaaaaaaataaataagtggtttatactaataataatataataataaaaggcaGCTGTATAAATGTAATTGGAAACATGATGGACttgtaagtatttgtttattatatatggATACATTTAGttcacacaaaataaaataagtgtttAAATAGTACTATACTTACAAGATAGCAATAGTaccttatataatttaattacattaaaataaaggaGAAAAACGATAAACATAAAAGAGTAAGGAAGCACaggaaaaataaaagcaaaaggAGAATTACAAGTGTTTAATTTGGGAAAGCAAAGACTTGTTAAGAGGATGcaagatttaattttgaaatagggttttcttttaaattcaacaggtataatattgtaaatttttggtgCTTTATAAACCAGAGACcttttagtaaatgaaaaatgtattttacgtGAAGGAAAGGGATTAATACTTGTTGCTATAAGTACCTCAGGTcttttttggcaaattttatTACTGCATAAGTCTTACTactgaatttataaaaatataacgaaTTTGAAAAACGATCTTGCCTCTGCAAACAGGTCAGTTGAtggatattttttatctttaaataaacCTGTAAGAATGCTTTTTGTGTGATCaagaacaaatttaaaagagcCTTCCCATATTTATATACCATAATGTTCACTATGTGATTGATGCAGAAATTTCGTACCTTAAAATATATAGCAATAGCTGCAACTAGGACCCCAGCACTTTGAAGAAAATCCCCGATAACATGTATAAATGCAGCTCGTACATTTATATTCTGTTTGGAACTTTTGTCGTGTGAATGACTGCCACCTCCATGGCTATGGCCGTGTTGATGTAGTGACACCCCCATACTAATTCATGAAGAAAATCAACATTTAAAGATACAATGTTAAGTCTAATAACTCACATAATATTAACAGCAACTCCAATGGCAGAAGTGATAAGCATAATGGGAGCATCAATTTCAAAATCCTCATGTATAATTCTCTGGACTGCCATATATACAAGAACTCCAGTTACGACCCAGATCATTAAAACTGATGTTAAAGCCCCTATAACCTCGGCTCTGTACCATCCAAAGgacatttttttggtttttggtctGTTTGCCATATAAAGGGAAAATAAAGAGATCATGAAACTGGCAAAATCGGTTAGCAAGTGAGCTGCATCTGATGCTATTGCTAAACTATTTGATAAATAGCCACCTGAAAAGGGACATTTACTTACAAGTTCATTATAGTGTAAATAGTTATTTACCTATGACTTCTGCTATCATAAATACTACACATAAGACACTGGCTATGATGAGCTTCTTTCTTGCTATTCTGTCTACTTCTGGCACTTTGGAAATGTGGCAATGTTTATTTACTGGTAAATTTAGAGAAGCAAAGAATCACAACTCAatgtaactaaaataaaaaactcctTAAGACTCACCTAAGTCAGTGGTATCCGTATTTTCTCTGGTAATAGTATTAAGTTCTTCAGCTGGCTGTTCAACATCAATCACCTCCCCTTCCAAAACTTTACAACATCCATCACTCGGTTTACCATGAACACAATAAATAATCCTTCTTGGTGATGAACTGCTTGGTAACCTGTTGGTTCTCCCGGTGACGGCTCCATAGTTGTTATTGCCGTTCGAAGCACTAAAATTTGAACCTGACTTGACttccatttgattttttttgcacaGAAACTTGTGCACTTAcgttatgtttaatttttcctgATTATGCATGCCTATAAATGATTGTTTGCGCTATCTGAGTGATTTTGCTAAGCCCTAAGCACATAcatattttgtttgattttttataagaacGCGAGCCGCGTGCACCCGAACCCACACTGACTGTAATATTTACTATTTAGCCTGGTACACGAGTTATTCAGAagatttcaataaaaacattaaattttatctGGCAACTGATAGAATCACAATGTCGTTAAATCAACAATTCTGGGTAAATACTTAGGTGTAGTTTTATAAGGCAATCACTCATgacattattttgtttaaataggCACTTAAAAATGTAGCAAGCGAATAAGAAGATAAGTAAAAAGCCTCCATACAACATCATATGTGTATTCTTATCAGTAAAGAAATAACAAATTGCCTGAGAGACAACAgacagtgaaaaaaaaattttcagtcAAGTCAAGATGTTCTTATTTATATAGGATTAAAAAATGAGGGATATGAACTATCAATGCAGTGCAgcgactttttattttttttttaaacatgcaGTTGAAGTTATATgcaattgatatttt
This window harbors:
- the LOC126748684 gene encoding zinc transporter 2-like encodes the protein MHNQEKLNITASNGNNNYGAVTGRTNRLPSSSSPRRIIYCVHGKPSDGCCKVLEGEVIDVEQPAEELNTITRENTDTTDLVNKHCHISKVPEVDRIARKKLIIASVLCVVFMIAEVIGGYLSNSLAIASDAAHLLTDFASFMISLFSLYMANRPKTKKMSFGWYRAEVIGALTSVLMIWVVTGVLVYMAVQRIIHEDFEIDAPIMLITSAIGVAVNIIMGVSLHQHGHSHGGGSHSHDKSSKQNINVRAAFIHVIGDFLQSAGVLVAAIAIYFKPQWVIVDPIMTFVFSVFVLITTFAIIKDALMVLMEALPKGIDFEDVMKILTNIEGVKRVHNLRIWALSLDKIAMSAHVAIRPGINPQTILMVATKNIHDKYNFFEMTLQIEEFEDFMEDCKQCQNP